Proteins co-encoded in one Alphaproteobacteria bacterium PA2 genomic window:
- a CDS encoding amidohydrolase: MTQAREPILEPDLPIIDPHHHLWDRPASAIAALPPPKHGFEHIIRMSPRYMTEELVADMQCGHKVIGTVYMECGSMYRADGPAELKPVGETEFVNGVAAVTASGRFGDIRACAGIVGHADLKLGAPVARVLEAHIAAGGGRFRGIRQSASADADPDVLGPLHRMGPGLYLSDDFRKGFAQLAPLNLSFDAWMLEPQLPDLISLARAFPDTDIVLDHVGTPLGIGAYAGKRDERFGIWRDNIRELAKSPKVNVKLGGLAMVFPGFDSFMSDPPTSSEGLAAEWRPYIETCIEAFGPERCMFESNFPVDLGSCTYDVLWNAFKVLARGAGDDEKAALFAGTARRVYRLAV; encoded by the coding sequence ATGACCCAAGCCCGCGAGCCCATTCTCGAGCCCGACCTGCCGATCATCGATCCGCACCATCACCTGTGGGACCGGCCCGCCTCAGCCATCGCCGCCCTGCCGCCGCCAAAACATGGCTTCGAGCACATTATCCGCATGTCGCCCCGCTACATGACCGAGGAGCTGGTCGCCGACATGCAGTGCGGCCACAAGGTCATCGGCACGGTCTATATGGAGTGCGGCTCCATGTACCGCGCCGACGGCCCGGCTGAGCTGAAGCCCGTGGGCGAGACCGAGTTCGTCAATGGCGTGGCCGCCGTCACCGCCAGCGGCCGGTTCGGCGACATCCGCGCCTGCGCCGGAATCGTCGGCCATGCGGACCTCAAGCTCGGCGCCCCGGTGGCCCGGGTGCTCGAGGCCCACATCGCCGCTGGCGGCGGCCGCTTCCGGGGCATACGCCAGAGCGCCTCAGCCGACGCCGACCCCGATGTCCTGGGGCCCCTGCACCGCATGGGACCCGGCCTCTATCTCAGCGACGACTTCCGCAAGGGCTTTGCGCAGCTGGCGCCGCTGAACCTCTCCTTCGACGCCTGGATGCTCGAGCCCCAGCTGCCCGACCTGATCAGCCTGGCCCGGGCCTTCCCCGACACCGATATCGTCCTGGACCATGTGGGCACGCCGCTTGGCATTGGCGCCTATGCGGGGAAGCGGGACGAACGGTTCGGGATCTGGCGGGACAATATCCGTGAACTTGCGAAGTCGCCGAAGGTGAACGTCAAGCTGGGCGGCCTGGCCATGGTCTTCCCGGGCTTTGACAGCTTCATGTCGGATCCGCCCACCTCATCTGAAGGTCTGGCGGCGGAATGGCGGCCCTATATCGAGACCTGCATCGAGGCCTTCGGACCCGAGCGCTGCATGTTCGAGAGCAACTTCCCCGTGGACCTGGGCAGCTGCACCTATGACGTCCTGTGGAACGCCTTCAAGGTCCTGGCGCGGGGCGCCGGCGACGACGAAAAGGCCGCCCTCTTCGCCGGAACCGCCCGGCGGGTCTACCGACTGGCGGTCTAG
- the tuf gene encoding elongation factor Tu encodes MAKEKFERNKPHCNIGTIGHVDHGKTTLTAAITMTLAKAGGAKAMAYADIDAAPEEKARGITINTAHVEYETANRHYAHVDCPGHADYVKNMITGAAQMDGAILVVSAADGPMPQTREHILLARQVGVPALVVYMNKVDLVDDSELLELVEMEVRELLSSYEFPGDDIPITMGSAKVAIDGGDPKIGEQSILALMETVDAYIPQPERPVDLPFLMPVEDVFSISGRGTVVTGRIEKGIVKVGEEVEIVGIRPVQKTVCTGVEMFRKLLDQGQAGDNVGVLLRGTKREDVERGQVLCKPGSITPHTKFTAEAYILTKEEGGRHTPFFTNYRPQFYFRTTDVTGIIRLREGVEMIMPGDNAELDVELITPIAMDPGLRFAIREGGRTVGAGVVSKIIE; translated from the coding sequence ATGGCCAAAGAGAAATTCGAACGCAACAAGCCGCATTGCAACATCGGCACGATTGGTCACGTTGACCATGGCAAGACGACGCTGACGGCGGCGATTACGATGACGCTGGCCAAGGCCGGCGGCGCGAAGGCCATGGCCTACGCGGACATTGACGCGGCGCCTGAAGAAAAGGCCCGCGGCATCACGATCAACACGGCTCACGTCGAGTATGAGACGGCCAACCGTCACTATGCCCACGTCGACTGCCCTGGCCACGCTGACTATGTGAAGAACATGATCACCGGCGCGGCCCAGATGGACGGCGCCATCCTGGTGGTGAGCGCTGCCGACGGCCCGATGCCCCAGACCCGCGAGCACATCCTGCTGGCCCGTCAGGTCGGCGTGCCGGCCCTGGTCGTCTACATGAACAAGGTCGACCTGGTTGACGACAGCGAGCTGCTGGAACTGGTGGAGATGGAAGTTCGCGAACTTCTGTCGTCCTACGAGTTCCCGGGCGATGACATTCCGATCACCATGGGTTCTGCCAAGGTGGCCATTGACGGCGGCGATCCGAAGATCGGTGAGCAGTCGATCCTGGCTCTGATGGAAACCGTCGACGCCTACATCCCGCAGCCGGAGCGTCCTGTGGACCTTCCGTTCCTGATGCCTGTGGAAGACGTGTTCTCCATCTCGGGCCGCGGCACGGTTGTGACCGGTCGTATCGAGAAGGGCATTGTGAAGGTCGGTGAGGAAGTCGAGATCGTCGGCATCCGCCCTGTGCAGAAGACGGTGTGCACCGGCGTCGAAATGTTCCGCAAGCTGCTTGACCAGGGTCAGGCCGGGGACAATGTCGGCGTTCTGCTGCGCGGCACCAAGCGTGAAGACGTTGAGCGCGGTCAGGTTCTCTGCAAGCCCGGCTCGATCACCCCGCACACCAAGTTCACGGCTGAGGCCTATATCCTGACGAAGGAAGAAGGCGGTCGTCACACGCCGTTCTTCACGAACTATCGTCCTCAGTTCTACTTCCGCACCACCGACGTGACGGGGATCATCCGTCTTCGTGAAGGCGTGGAAATGATCATGCCTGGCGACAATGCCGAGCTGGACGTTGAGCTGATCACCCCGATCGCCATGGATCCGGGCCTGCGCTTCGCCATCCGCGAAGGCGGCCGTACGGTCGGCGCCGGCGTCGTCTCGAAGATCATCGAGTAG
- a CDS encoding acyl-CoA dehydrogenase, translating into MSIDFEIPDEAKAIRAKVRKWVHEECIPAEKRLVDKESFKTVLAELRAKARSQGLWLPFIPKEYGGMGLGPLANALVQMELGESHLGALSMNSQGPDDATMLTLLAHGTPEQKEKYLKPLLNGDMRVCYSMTEKAAGADATGMQTRAVKDGNENYILNGEKWFSSAASAADLAVVMAMTDPDAPRHQRYSTFIVELPNPGYRIKRDIQTMAVEGPLSHIMGGGHSEIDIVDLKVPAENLLGGEGQGFNMGQHRLAYGRLRHGMHNVAMAQRALDMAAAHVTQRETFGKKLSERQGVQWMLADCASELYMARLMLLHIAYKAEKGMDLRQENSIAKVFLAHMVHKVVDTAIQLHGALGYSRDTPLAAWYTHIRSQRLVDGPDEVHRWTVGRNVIKAYEKFGTTASAAGGDLL; encoded by the coding sequence ATGTCGATTGATTTCGAGATCCCGGACGAGGCCAAGGCCATCCGCGCCAAGGTGCGCAAATGGGTGCACGAGGAGTGCATTCCCGCCGAGAAGCGCCTGGTGGACAAGGAGTCCTTCAAGACCGTCCTGGCCGAGCTGCGGGCCAAGGCCCGGTCCCAGGGTCTGTGGCTGCCCTTCATCCCCAAGGAATATGGCGGCATGGGGCTGGGCCCCCTGGCCAACGCCCTGGTGCAGATGGAGCTGGGCGAGAGCCATCTGGGCGCCCTGTCCATGAACAGCCAGGGGCCGGACGACGCCACCATGCTGACCCTGCTGGCCCACGGCACGCCCGAGCAGAAGGAGAAGTATCTCAAGCCCCTGCTGAACGGCGACATGCGGGTCTGCTATTCCATGACGGAAAAGGCGGCCGGCGCCGACGCCACGGGCATGCAGACCCGGGCGGTGAAAGACGGCAATGAGAACTACATACTGAACGGCGAGAAGTGGTTCTCGTCAGCGGCCAGCGCGGCCGATCTGGCGGTGGTCATGGCCATGACCGATCCCGACGCCCCCCGGCACCAGCGCTATTCCACCTTCATCGTCGAGCTGCCCAATCCGGGCTACCGGATCAAGCGCGACATCCAGACCATGGCGGTGGAGGGGCCGCTCAGCCACATCATGGGCGGCGGGCATTCCGAGATCGACATTGTCGACCTGAAGGTGCCGGCCGAGAACCTGCTGGGCGGGGAGGGACAGGGCTTCAACATGGGTCAGCATCGTCTGGCCTACGGGCGTCTGCGGCACGGCATGCACAATGTGGCCATGGCCCAGCGGGCCCTGGACATGGCCGCCGCCCACGTCACCCAGCGCGAAACCTTCGGCAAGAAGCTGTCGGAGCGCCAGGGGGTCCAGTGGATGCTGGCCGACTGCGCCAGCGAGCTCTACATGGCCCGGCTGATGTTGCTGCACATCGCCTACAAGGCCGAGAAGGGCATGGACCTGCGGCAGGAAAACTCCATCGCCAAGGTCTTCCTGGCCCACATGGTGCACAAGGTGGTCGACACCGCCATCCAGCTGCACGGGGCTCTGGGCTACAGCCGTGATACGCCGCTCGCCGCCTGGTACACCCACATCCGCTCCCAGCGGCTGGTGGACGGCCCCGATGAGGTGCACCGCTGGACGGTGGGCCGCAATGTGATCAAGGCCTATGAGAAGTTCGGCACCACCGCCTCGGCGGCCGGCGGCGACCTGCTCTGA
- a CDS encoding cytochrome P450, giving the protein MSDGAIDISAETRAKAYGLPLETLDPARPELFTEDKLWAYFERLRKEDPVHYVADSAFGPYWSVTKWNDIMAVDTNHEVFSSADGITLVSLEAKAENSNRPTRPSFIAMDPPKHDVQRKTVSPVVAPANLHRLEPIIRERAGLILDSLPIGQEFDWVDLVSKELTAMTLATIFDFPFEDRRKLTHWSDMMTNAPGHGPVTSWDQKRTEISECFNTFTGLWNARLNEPPANDLISMLAHGEQTRDMDIHEFHGNVALLIIGGNDTTRNTISGSIYALNKYPEQYAKLRANPSLITSMVSETIRWQTPLAHMRRTATRDFELNGKMIRKGDVVVMWYVSGNRDEEVIENPNAYLIDRERPRHHMSFGFGVHRCVGNRLAELQLTIIWDEILKRFPEVRVVAEPQRTHSVFVKGYETLPVIIPTKN; this is encoded by the coding sequence ATGAGCGACGGCGCCATCGATATTTCCGCAGAGACCCGCGCAAAGGCCTATGGCCTGCCGCTGGAAACCCTTGATCCCGCCCGGCCGGAGCTGTTCACCGAGGACAAGCTCTGGGCCTATTTCGAGCGCCTGCGCAAGGAAGACCCCGTCCACTATGTGGCCGACAGCGCCTTCGGACCCTACTGGTCGGTGACCAAGTGGAACGACATCATGGCGGTGGACACCAACCATGAGGTCTTCTCGTCGGCCGACGGCATCACCCTGGTCTCGCTGGAAGCCAAGGCCGAGAACTCCAACCGGCCGACCCGCCCCAGCTTCATCGCCATGGATCCGCCCAAGCACGACGTGCAGCGCAAGACGGTCAGCCCGGTGGTGGCGCCGGCCAACCTGCACAGGCTCGAGCCGATCATCCGCGAGCGGGCCGGCCTGATCCTTGACAGCCTGCCCATCGGCCAGGAGTTCGACTGGGTGGATCTGGTCTCCAAGGAACTGACCGCCATGACCCTGGCGACCATTTTCGACTTCCCCTTCGAGGACCGCCGCAAGCTGACCCACTGGTCCGACATGATGACCAATGCGCCGGGGCACGGCCCGGTCACCAGCTGGGACCAGAAGCGCACCGAGATCAGCGAGTGCTTCAACACCTTCACCGGGCTCTGGAACGCCCGCCTCAACGAGCCGCCGGCCAATGACCTGATCTCCATGCTGGCCCATGGCGAGCAGACCCGGGACATGGACATCCACGAGTTCCACGGCAATGTCGCCCTGCTGATCATCGGCGGCAATGACACCACCCGGAACACCATTTCCGGCTCGATCTACGCCCTGAACAAGTATCCCGAGCAGTACGCCAAGCTGCGGGCCAACCCGTCCCTGATCACGTCGATGGTGTCGGAGACCATCCGCTGGCAGACCCCGCTCGCCCACATGCGCCGCACGGCGACCCGCGACTTCGAGCTGAACGGCAAGATGATCAGGAAGGGCGATGTGGTGGTCATGTGGTACGTCTCGGGCAACCGCGACGAAGAGGTCATCGAGAACCCCAACGCCTATCTGATCGACCGGGAAAGGCCCCGCCACCACATGTCCTTCGGCTTCGGCGTTCACCGCTGCGTGGGCAACCGCCTGGCCGAGCTGCAGCTGACCATCATCTGGGACGAGATTCTCAAGCGCTTCCCGGAAGTCCGCGTCGTGGCCGAACCCCAGCGCACCCACTCGGTCTTCGTGAAGGGCTACGAAACCCTGCCGGTCATCATCCCGACGAAGAACTGA
- a CDS encoding tellurium resistance protein TerC, giving the protein MDFINALPNSGSLITFFQVVMIDLALAGDNAVAVGLAAAGLPVDQRRKAIIYGLLGAVVMRIGFALMAVFMLKQIGLLLAGGILLIWVCWKMWSELREQHAEETAQGEQALEDATGVEITNEVATTKPQAKTLGQALTQILMADVAMSLDNVLAVAGAAREHPQVMVAGLLIAITLVGFAASYIAQLLHRFRWLGYLGLAIVFYVALHMMWEGHRTVVIDLKGVEAYNAAMPDLLDISAAETAERNHQRK; this is encoded by the coding sequence ATGGACTTCATCAACGCCCTCCCAAACTCCGGTTCGCTGATCACCTTCTTCCAGGTGGTGATGATTGATCTGGCCCTGGCCGGAGACAATGCCGTGGCCGTGGGCCTGGCGGCGGCGGGCCTGCCGGTGGACCAGAGGCGCAAGGCGATCATCTACGGCCTGCTGGGCGCCGTGGTCATGCGGATCGGCTTCGCCCTGATGGCGGTCTTCATGCTCAAGCAGATCGGCCTGCTGCTGGCCGGCGGCATCCTGCTGATCTGGGTCTGCTGGAAGATGTGGTCCGAGCTGCGCGAGCAGCACGCCGAAGAGACCGCCCAAGGGGAGCAGGCCCTCGAAGACGCCACCGGAGTCGAGATCACCAATGAGGTCGCGACCACCAAGCCCCAGGCCAAGACCCTGGGTCAGGCCCTGACCCAGATCCTGATGGCGGACGTCGCCATGTCCCTGGACAATGTCCTGGCCGTGGCCGGCGCTGCGCGGGAGCACCCGCAGGTCATGGTGGCCGGCCTGCTGATCGCCATCACCCTGGTGGGCTTCGCCGCCAGCTATATCGCCCAGCTGCTGCACCGTTTCCGCTGGCTGGGCTATCTGGGCCTGGCCATCGTCTTCTATGTGGCCCTGCACATGATGTGGGAAGGCCACAGGACCGTGGTCATCGACCTCAAGGGGGTCGAGGCCTACAACGCCGCCATGCCCGACCTGCTGGACATCTCGGCCGCCGAAACCGCCGAACGCAACCACCAGCGGAAGTGA
- a CDS encoding 23S rRNA (guanosine(2251)-2'-O)-methyltransferase RlmB: MASHTERNASRKAFRKPGGKPGPAGFKPRRDAVSDDWLWGFHPVVAALENPKRPAPIRLMATADRGKELEKRFGRLPVLEVVEGQAISQILPQGAVHQGLALRILEADSLTVENFEPVRGAVLLMLDQVTDPQNVGAILRSAAAFGARGVIIQDRHAPKLSGALAKAAAGAVDKIPAVRVINLSRALETLSEAGWRTVGLAGTGERSLEQALDGAPVVLVLGSEGEGLRRLVAEHCDELAKIPMPGGFESLNVAAAAAVALYEASRIRP, from the coding sequence GTGGCCTCGCACACCGAACGCAACGCAAGCCGCAAGGCCTTTCGAAAACCAGGCGGAAAGCCCGGTCCTGCGGGCTTTAAACCCCGACGGGACGCGGTGTCTGACGACTGGTTGTGGGGTTTTCACCCCGTGGTCGCCGCCCTGGAGAACCCGAAAAGGCCTGCGCCCATCCGCCTGATGGCCACCGCCGACCGGGGAAAGGAGCTGGAAAAGCGATTCGGCCGACTGCCGGTTCTCGAGGTGGTCGAGGGTCAGGCCATCAGCCAGATCCTGCCCCAGGGCGCCGTCCACCAGGGTCTGGCCCTGCGAATCCTCGAGGCTGATTCGCTGACCGTTGAGAATTTCGAGCCGGTCAGGGGCGCCGTCCTGCTCATGCTGGACCAGGTCACGGACCCGCAGAATGTCGGCGCCATCCTGCGCTCGGCCGCCGCCTTCGGGGCCAGGGGGGTCATCATCCAGGATCGCCACGCCCCGAAACTGTCCGGCGCCCTGGCCAAGGCCGCCGCCGGCGCCGTGGACAAAATTCCGGCGGTGCGGGTCATCAACCTGTCCCGCGCCCTTGAAACCCTCAGCGAGGCCGGCTGGCGCACGGTGGGTCTGGCAGGAACCGGCGAGCGCAGCCTGGAGCAGGCCCTGGACGGCGCCCCCGTGGTCCTGGTCCTGGGATCTGAGGGTGAAGGCCTTCGCCGGCTGGTGGCGGAACACTGTGACGAACTGGCGAAAATTCCCATGCCGGGGGGCTTTGAGAGCCTGAACGTCGCCGCCGCCGCAGCCGTAGCGTTGTATGAGGCCAGCCGCATTCGCCCCTGA